One segment of Cynocephalus volans isolate mCynVol1 chromosome 8, mCynVol1.pri, whole genome shotgun sequence DNA contains the following:
- the ELOA gene encoding elongin-A → MAAESALQVVEKLQARLAANPDPKKLLKYLKKLSTLPITVDILAETGVGKTVNSLRKHEHVGNFARDLVAQWKKLVPVERNIESDEQDFEKSNSRKRPQDALQKEEEMGGDYQENWKASGSHSYSPDHRQKKHRKLSELERPHKVSHSHERREERKRCHRVSPAYSSDHESSDYGHVQSPLSSASPHQMYVDHYRSLEEDHEPSVPHQKPGKGHSNAFQDRLGVSHERHLAEPQGKGVVNQNKEHKSSHKEKRSMDAKSDEKSSALSREKSHKALSKEENRRPLSGDSAKEKPPSSVVKKEKEREGSSLKKKFVPSSEAASDNHLKKPKHRDMEKTKSDKNKQGLDSLDIGKGAGDLLPKVREKVSNNLKAQEGKAKTSNSERKSLGRLPKVDEADLDDEFEQPTMSFESYLSYDQPRKKKKKTVKTSATAFGGKGLKKSDSKSTSKNLDSVQKLPKVNENKSEKLQPAGADSAKLRKVPTEALPVLPDLPLPMIQTNYRPLPSLESMSSFQPKRKAFSSPQEEEEAGFTGRRMNSKMQVYSGSKCAYLPKMMTLYQQCIRVLKNNIDSIFEVGGVPYSVLEPILERCTPDQLYRIEEYNHVLIEETDQLWKVHCHRDFKEERPEEYESWREMYLRLQDAREQRLRVLTKNIQFAHANKPKGRRAKMAFVNSVAKPPRDVRRRQEKFGTGGAAVPEKVKIKPAPYPTGSSHAPASSGSSNSFNPSPEEPAYDGPSTSSAHLAPVVSSTVSYDPRKPTVKKIAPMMAKTIKAFKNRFSRR, encoded by the exons CtattgaaatatttgaagaaactcTCCACTTTGCCCATTACAGTAGACATTCTTGCG GAGACTGGGGTTGGGAAAACAGTAAATAGCTTGAGAAAACACGAGCATGTTGGAAACTTTGCCAGGGATCTAGTGGCCCAGTGGAAGAAGCTGGTTCCTGTGGAAAG aaacattGAGTCTGATGAACAGGACTTTGAGAAGAGCAATTCCCGGAAGCGCCCTCAGGATGCCCTtcagaaggaggaggagatggggggCGACTACCAAGAAAACTGGAAAGCCTCTGGTAGCCATTCCTACAGCCCTGACCACAGacagaaaaaacacagaaaactgtCAGAGCTAGAGAGACCTCACAAGGTGTCTCACAGTcatgagaggagagaggagagaaagaggtgtCACAGAGTGTCACCGGCTTACTCTTCAGACCATGAATCTTCTGATTACGGCCACGTTCAGTCCCCTCTGTCTTCTGCCAGTCCTCATCAGATGTACGTGGACCATTACAGATCCCTGGAGGAGGACCACGAGCCCAGTGTTCCACACCAGAAGCCTGGAAAAGGCCACAGTAATGCCTTTCAGGACAGACTGGGGGTCAGTCATGAACGACACCTGGCTGAACCCCAGGGGAAAGGGGTTGTGAATCAAAACAAGGAGCACAAGTCTTCCCACAAGGAAAAACGCTCCATGGACGCCAAGAGTGACGAGAAGTCCTCTGCTCTGAGCAGAGAGAAATCCCACAAGGCCCTTTCTAAAGAAGAGAACCGAAGGCCACTCTCAGGGGACAGTGCAAAGGAGAAACCGCCCTCTAGTGTtgtaaagaaagagaaggaaagagagggcaGCAGCCTCAAGAAGAAGTTTGTACCCTCCTCAGAGGCTGCTTCAGACAACCACCTTAAAAAGCCAAAGCACAGAGACATGGAGAAAACCAAATCAGACAAGAACAAGCAAGGTCTGGACAGCTTAGACATAGGAAAAGGGGCAGGAGACCTGTTGCCCAAGGTAAGAGAGAAGGTTTCTAACAACCTGAAGGCTCAAGAAGGGAAAGCAAAGACCTCTAATTCAGAGAGAAAGTCTCTGGGCCGCCTCCCTAAAGTTGACGAGGCAGATTTGGATGATGAATTTGAGCAGCCCACCATGTCGTTCGAGTCTTACCTCAGCTATGACCAGCCccggaagaaaaagaaaaagactgtgaAAACTTCAGCCACAGCATTTGGAGGAAAAGGACTTAAAAAAAGTGATTCTAAAAGCACTAGTAAAAACTTGGACTCGGTTCAGAAGTTACCTAAGGTGAATGAAAACAAGTCAGAGAAGCTGCAGCCGGCTGGAGCCGATTCAGCCAAGCTAAGAAAG GTCCCCACTGAGGCATTGCCAGTGTTGCCAGACCTCCCGTTACCCATGATTCAGACCAATTACCGTCCACTTCCTTCCCTCGAATCGATGTCCTCCTTCCAACCAAAGCGAAAAG CATTCTCTTCACCCCAGGAAGAAGAAGAAGCTGGATTCACTGGACGCAGAATGAATTCCAAGATGCAGGTGTATTCTGGTTCCAAGTGTGCCTATCTCCCCAAGATGATGACTTTGTACCAGCAATGCATCCGAGTACTTAAAAATAACATTGATT CAATCTTTGAAGTAGGAGGAGTCCCATATTCTGTTCTTGAACCCATTTTAGAGAGGTGTACACCTGATCAGCTCTATCGCATAGAGGAATATAATCAC GTATTAATTGAAGAAACAGATCAATTATGGAAAGTTCATTGTCACCGAGACTTTAAGGAAGAAAGACCGGAAGAATATGAGTCGTGGCGGGAAATGTACCTGCGGCTTCAGGATGCCCGAGAGCAGCGGCTACGAGTATTAACGAAGAATATCCAATTTGCACATGCCAATAAGCCCAAAG GCCGAAGAGCAAAGATGGCCTTTGTCAACTCTGTGGCCAAGCCACCTCGTGATGTCCGAAGGAGGCAGGAGAAGTTTGGAACAGGAGGAGCAGCAGTCCCTGAGAAAGTCAA GATTAAGCCAGCCCCGTACCCCACAGGAAGCAGCCATGCTCCTgccagcagtggcagcagcaacaGCTTTAACCCCAGCCCCGAGGAGCCGGCCTATGATGGCCCAAGCACCAGCAGTGCCCATTTGGCACCGGTGGTCAGCAGCACTGTTTCCTATGATCCTAGGAAACCGACTGTGAAGA AGATTGCCCCGATGATGGCCAAGACGATTAAAGCTTTCAAGAATAGATTCTCCCGACGATAA